From a region of the Methanobacterium sp. genome:
- a CDS encoding alpha/beta hydrolase: MPQIKLNEIKINYKDKGQGFPVILIHGLSDDLNLWEPLIPELTRYYRVIALDLRGHGNSSKPDIPYSINDFSRDVYTLLVNLNIKKAHFMGLSMGGALAQQFTVDHPGMVQSMILISSFTYLDSNSAETLLMLRESLIKGGFKLFFDEMLPLVLTSDFIREYESELLDIRAEKIETEYVPSIIHSIDACLEFNLKNQISAISKPTLIISGKEDVLIPLELQEQTHRLIKDSTWEIIGNTGHNVIIPQNIPYLSKTILEFLKK; encoded by the coding sequence ATGCCCCAAATCAAACTAAATGAAATTAAAATCAACTACAAAGATAAAGGCCAGGGGTTCCCCGTAATCTTAATCCACGGCCTATCAGATGATTTAAACTTATGGGAACCATTAATTCCAGAGTTAACCAGATATTACCGTGTAATTGCTTTAGATCTTAGAGGGCATGGTAATTCCAGTAAACCTGACATTCCTTATTCTATTAATGATTTTAGTAGGGATGTTTATACTCTACTCGTAAATTTAAACATTAAAAAAGCCCATTTTATGGGGCTTTCTATGGGCGGGGCTTTAGCTCAACAGTTTACAGTTGATCATCCTGGGATGGTCCAATCAATGATTTTAATATCCAGTTTCACATATCTTGATTCTAATTCGGCTGAAACATTGTTAATGCTTCGTGAATCTTTAATTAAAGGTGGGTTTAAATTATTTTTTGATGAAATGCTGCCTCTTGTTTTAACATCTGATTTCATCAGGGAATATGAATCTGAGCTTTTAGATATTAGGGCAGAGAAGATTGAAACTGAATACGTGCCTTCAATAATCCATTCTATTGACGCTTGTCTTGAATTTAACCTTAAAAACCAAATTTCAGCTATATCCAAACCTACATTGATAATTTCAGGAAAAGAAGATGTTTTAATTCCTCTTGAGCTTCAAGAGCAAACCCATAGACTTATAAAAGATTCAACATGGGAAATCATTGGAAATACAGGACACAACGTTATTATTCCTCAAAATATTCCTTATTTGTCTAAAACAATTTTAGAATTCCTTAAAAAGTGA
- a CDS encoding nuclear transport factor 2 family protein has translation MTTPKVEKLFNYLKTGESSQFFEHVADDVKWTVMGTHPLAGTYKNKEEFISHTFSRLNKILKEGVVLKVNNIIFQDNTAVVEMESLSTAINGKPFNNTYCWIVKFENEVIVEVRAYVDSALVQRVIDENE, from the coding sequence ATAACAACCCCAAAGGTAGAAAAACTATTTAATTACCTTAAAACTGGTGAAAGCAGCCAATTTTTTGAACATGTAGCCGATGATGTAAAATGGACAGTAATGGGAACACACCCCCTAGCTGGAACATACAAAAACAAAGAAGAATTCATATCACACACATTCAGCCGATTGAACAAAATACTAAAGGAAGGAGTAGTTTTAAAAGTAAATAACATCATTTTTCAAGACAATACAGCTGTAGTTGAGATGGAATCTCTTTCAACAGCTATCAATGGAAAGCCATTTAATAATACATACTGCTGGATAGTTAAATTTGAAAATGAAGTTATTGTTGAAGTGCGTGCCTATGTTGATTCCGCACTGGTTCAAAGAGTAATTGATGAAAATGAATAA
- a CDS encoding MBL fold metallo-hydrolase has product MTSIDFYGGVDEIGGNKIQISSNNNSFFFDFGKSFNKEGEFFSEFLQPSKFFISGHRNQRFRQPRKANGIMDLMEFGLLPKVKGIYREDYLRHSGINFNEKPSVQGILISHAHIDHMGYLHHIRDDIPFYMSKESYLIIKSLETTGAPGFSNYINYKQDFLLIEKKIAKEGSSTHKRATSKDTLKPREIKLIEPYETFEIGDFKIKSAPVDHSLPGSCAFLADNDENALVYTGDFRFHGKREYETKNFVKEAKKFSPNVLITEGTRIDSDHNQLETDIEKKAAELALSHGDLIIVNYPIRDLDRFYTFYNVAKESDRTLVVNTKQAFLLNEFQDMGYPSIDDVAVYTSRKSWGLTGDESYVAFGDKWISSSKLDPEYVSADYKGWEKDFVSWDNNVNYKDLKENPDEYIFQCDFFEFKELIDIKPENAIYIKSKTEPFNDEMELDKERELKWLEHFNIKVHEGYHASGHACGPEIIEMIREINPESVYPIHTEKKEKFNVLKADGINVLNPKLSM; this is encoded by the coding sequence ATGACTTCTATTGATTTTTATGGTGGAGTAGATGAGATAGGTGGAAATAAAATTCAGATCTCATCTAATAATAATTCATTCTTTTTTGATTTTGGTAAAAGTTTCAACAAAGAAGGGGAATTCTTCTCGGAATTTTTACAGCCCTCGAAATTTTTCATTTCGGGGCATCGAAATCAAAGATTTCGACAGCCACGTAAAGCCAATGGAATAATGGATTTAATGGAATTTGGGCTTTTACCTAAAGTAAAAGGCATCTACAGGGAAGATTATCTTCGACACAGTGGTATTAACTTCAATGAAAAACCCTCAGTTCAGGGAATTTTAATAAGCCATGCACATATAGATCATATGGGTTATTTGCACCATATACGAGACGATATTCCTTTTTACATGAGCAAAGAGAGTTATTTGATTATTAAATCTCTGGAAACTACAGGTGCCCCTGGATTTTCCAATTATATTAATTATAAACAGGATTTTCTTTTAATCGAAAAAAAGATAGCAAAAGAAGGTAGCAGTACTCATAAAAGGGCCACTTCCAAGGACACGTTAAAGCCCAGGGAAATAAAATTAATTGAACCCTATGAAACATTTGAGATAGGTGATTTTAAGATAAAATCTGCTCCGGTTGACCATTCACTACCAGGATCATGTGCATTTTTAGCTGATAATGATGAAAATGCTTTAGTGTATACTGGAGACTTCAGATTTCACGGTAAACGAGAGTATGAGACTAAGAATTTTGTAAAAGAAGCTAAAAAATTCTCTCCCAACGTTTTGATTACAGAAGGCACACGAATTGATAGTGACCATAATCAACTGGAAACTGATATTGAAAAGAAAGCTGCAGAACTTGCACTGTCACATGGAGATCTTATCATAGTGAATTATCCTATTCGAGACCTGGATCGTTTTTATACATTTTACAATGTAGCAAAAGAGTCAGACAGAACTTTGGTTGTAAATACTAAACAGGCATTTTTATTAAATGAATTCCAGGATATGGGCTATCCATCTATTGATGATGTGGCAGTATACACTTCCCGAAAAAGTTGGGGTTTAACTGGCGATGAATCATATGTGGCTTTCGGTGATAAATGGATTTCAAGCAGCAAATTAGATCCAGAATATGTATCTGCCGATTATAAAGGTTGGGAAAAAGACTTTGTATCATGGGATAACAACGTAAACTACAAAGACTTAAAGGAGAATCCAGATGAATATATTTTCCAATGCGACTTCTTTGAATTTAAAGAATTGATTGATATTAAACCAGAGAATGCAATTTATATAAAATCCAAAACAGAACCATTTAATGATGAAATGGAGTTAGATAAAGAAAGAGAATTAAAATGGTTAGAACATTTTAATATAAAAGTCCATGAAGGTTACCACGCTTCAGGACATGCCTGCGGGCCAGAAATAATAGAGATGATTAGAGAAATTAACCCAGAAAGTGTTTATCCTATCCATACCGAAAAAAAAGAGAAATTTAATGTTTTAAAAGCAGATGGAATTAATGTTTTAAACCCTAAATTAAGCATGTAA
- a CDS encoding aminopeptidase P family protein, with product MNKVPLIELETRMKRFRNQMDVSNPQWEIVVIFSNINLYYFTGTMQDGMLIIPRNEDATFWVRRSYERALDESLFENIKHMNSFRDAAKSMNEFPNTVYLETEVVPLALYKRFQKHFPFKTFKPVDIHIAAIRAVKSEYELSLMRKSGKIHQYVLEEIAPNLLHEGISEADLAAELFKILIEEGHHGVTRFGMFDTEIVVGHVGFGESSIYPTYFDGASGNYGLSPAVPVFGSRKRKLKKDDLVFIDIGCGVDGYNTDKTMTYMFGHELPQYAIDAHNKCVEIQNEVAEMLKPGAIPSKIYNTIMNNLDEEFLENFMGFGERKVKFLGHGIGLLIDELPVIAQGFNEPLQEGMVFAVEPKKGIKGIGMVGIENTFIVTPKGGECITGNSKGLIPVF from the coding sequence ATGAATAAAGTACCTTTAATTGAACTTGAAACTCGTATGAAACGTTTTAGAAACCAGATGGATGTTTCAAATCCTCAATGGGAGATAGTTGTTATTTTCAGCAATATAAATCTTTATTATTTTACAGGCACCATGCAGGATGGAATGCTGATTATTCCTCGAAATGAAGATGCAACATTTTGGGTGCGCAGAAGCTATGAAAGAGCTTTGGATGAATCATTATTTGAAAATATAAAACATATGAATAGCTTCCGTGATGCTGCAAAAAGTATGAATGAGTTTCCAAATACAGTATATCTGGAAACAGAAGTAGTTCCCTTAGCCTTATACAAAAGATTTCAAAAACATTTCCCATTTAAGACATTTAAACCTGTAGATATCCACATTGCAGCTATTAGGGCTGTTAAAAGTGAATATGAGCTTTCTTTAATGAGGAAATCTGGTAAGATTCATCAATATGTATTAGAAGAAATTGCCCCTAATCTACTTCATGAAGGAATAAGTGAAGCAGATCTGGCAGCAGAATTGTTTAAAATTTTAATAGAAGAAGGACATCACGGTGTAACACGTTTTGGAATGTTTGATACAGAAATCGTTGTAGGACATGTTGGTTTTGGTGAAAGTTCAATATATCCCACCTATTTTGATGGAGCTAGCGGTAATTATGGTTTAAGCCCTGCAGTGCCTGTTTTTGGAAGCCGTAAGAGGAAACTAAAGAAAGATGATCTGGTATTTATTGATATCGGATGCGGAGTAGACGGTTACAACACAGATAAGACCATGACATACATGTTTGGCCACGAACTTCCACAATATGCCATCGATGCCCATAATAAATGTGTGGAAATTCAAAATGAAGTTGCAGAAATGTTAAAACCTGGTGCCATACCATCAAAGATTTATAACACCATAATGAACAATTTAGATGAAGAATTTCTGGAAAACTTTATGGGATTCGGCGAGCGTAAAGTAAAGTTTCTGGGTCATGGAATCGGATTATTAATTGATGAACTGCCTGTAATTGCACAAGGATTTAATGAACCGTTGCAGGAAGGAATGGTGTTTGCTGTAGAACCAAAAAAAGGAATTAAAGGAATTGGAATGGTTGGAATAGAAAACACGTTCATAGTGACTCCTAAAGGTGGAGAATGCATTACAGGAAATAGTAAAGGTTTAATTCCTGTTTTTTAA
- the xth gene encoding exodeoxyribonuclease III, producing MQDIKIISWNVNGIRAIHKKGFVKWLLDENPDILCIQETKASQDQLPRALKHVDGYHSYFLAAERKGYSGVAIYTKIKPEKIEYGFGVPEFDREGRTLVADYGDFILLNIYFPNGKMSDERLKYKLEFYDTLLDYANNLKENGKNVVICGDLNTAHKEIDLARPKENEKISGFLPVERAWIDKFLSNGYSDTFRMFNTESENYTWWSYRTRARERNVGWRLDYFFVNNEFKDKIKSAYILNEVMGSDHCPVGINIELE from the coding sequence ATGCAAGATATTAAAATTATCTCATGGAATGTAAATGGTATACGGGCCATACATAAAAAAGGATTCGTAAAATGGCTTTTAGATGAAAATCCAGATATATTATGTATCCAGGAAACTAAAGCTTCCCAAGATCAGCTACCAAGAGCTCTAAAACATGTTGATGGATATCATTCATATTTTTTAGCAGCAGAAAGGAAAGGTTACAGTGGAGTGGCAATTTACACTAAAATAAAACCTGAAAAAATAGAATATGGATTTGGAGTCCCTGAATTTGATAGAGAAGGTAGAACACTGGTTGCAGATTACGGTGATTTTATTCTTCTAAACATATACTTCCCCAATGGGAAAATGTCAGATGAAAGACTTAAATATAAACTGGAATTCTATGATACACTTCTAGATTATGCAAATAATCTTAAAGAAAATGGTAAAAACGTGGTAATTTGCGGAGATTTGAATACTGCCCATAAGGAGATTGATCTTGCAAGACCCAAAGAAAATGAAAAAATTTCAGGTTTCCTGCCTGTAGAGCGTGCCTGGATCGATAAATTCTTAAGTAACGGATACAGCGACACATTCAGAATGTTTAACACTGAAAGTGAGAATTATACATGGTGGAGTTACAGGACTCGTGCAAGGGAGAGAAATGTAGGCTGGAGACTTGACTATTTCTTTGTAAATAATGAATTTAAAGACAAAATAAAGTCTGCATACATCTTAAATGAGGTAATGGGCTCTGATCACTGTCCTGTTGGCATAAATATAGAATTAGAGTAA
- a CDS encoding DEAD/DEAH box helicase, producing the protein MINNILDTLDSKKWYKNRLEHIETLKPQKPVYGDTKAILPQYIKNYLKRKNIRLYKHQCNAIDYLRAGENVVITTPTASGKTLAFNIPIFEKLIHDKNATALYIYPAKALANDQHKSMKELEKYCGMNLNPEVYDGDTSPEDKRQIRKNSRIVVTNPYELHNILPWHHQWENFMSNLKFVVIDEAHQYRGVFGSNVAFLLRRFQRIFNYYGSDPQFVLSTATLANPMEFSEKLVGVKFKLISTDGSPKGKKHFIFYNPYFDSEGKTTTHVESQNLFQLFLLNKLQTLCFTTSRKMAELIGRRSRKEIAEINPELADKISIYRAGYLAQDRREIENNLKNGTLKGVTATNALELGIDIGSLDSVIISGYPGTIMSTWQQAGRAGRGTDDSIVTLVAFQNPLDQYFMKHPQVFFDKPHEHAVIDLSNFPIIEGHLMCAAKEMPVKPDMMKIDFETDVTDHLKSLASKKMIEKSSEGWKYSGTEYPPFKVNLGNTSSEIFNVYHKGKVLETMDKRQAYTEAHKGAVLINKGETYIVHDFSLAKNTIKVVKKDVNSHTSVQKDIDIKILKELEEHKVGNLKISFGELKVSESYPKYKVIEKSKIVSVRNLKLPPIQFKTKGMWITLPENVKEGLKCAIDKKEVFEGGIHGLEHAMISIIPFHVMCDRFDIGGVSTPSHEDTKMATIFIYDGFEGGIGLTEKAFDLMEEIFKMTYELVRDCTCEEGCPACIYSPKCGNDNKPLDKEGTLFIIRQILDLMEIERLD; encoded by the coding sequence ATGATAAACAATATTCTAGATACATTAGACTCAAAAAAGTGGTATAAAAATCGTTTAGAACATATAGAAACATTAAAACCACAAAAACCAGTTTATGGTGATACAAAGGCTATTTTACCCCAATATATAAAGAATTACTTAAAAAGAAAAAATATCAGACTTTATAAACATCAGTGCAATGCCATAGATTATCTGCGTGCCGGGGAAAATGTGGTTATAACCACCCCTACAGCTTCTGGAAAGACTCTTGCTTTTAATATACCTATTTTTGAAAAATTAATCCATGATAAGAATGCTACAGCACTTTATATTTACCCTGCAAAGGCTCTTGCAAATGATCAGCATAAATCAATGAAAGAACTTGAAAAATACTGTGGAATGAACTTAAATCCTGAAGTTTATGATGGAGATACAAGTCCAGAAGATAAAAGGCAGATTAGAAAAAACTCACGAATTGTTGTAACCAACCCCTATGAGCTCCATAACATCCTGCCATGGCATCATCAATGGGAAAACTTCATGAGCAACCTCAAATTTGTTGTAATTGACGAAGCACACCAGTATAGGGGTGTTTTCGGTTCTAATGTTGCTTTTTTACTTAGAAGATTTCAAAGAATTTTTAACTATTATGGCTCTGACCCTCAATTTGTTTTATCAACAGCAACCCTTGCCAATCCCATGGAATTTAGCGAGAAGTTAGTGGGAGTTAAATTTAAATTAATATCTACTGACGGTTCCCCTAAAGGAAAAAAACATTTTATATTTTACAATCCCTATTTTGACAGTGAGGGAAAGACCACAACACACGTAGAATCCCAAAATCTGTTCCAATTATTCCTATTAAACAAACTACAGACATTATGCTTTACAACTTCCAGAAAAATGGCAGAATTAATTGGAAGACGTTCTAGGAAAGAAATAGCTGAAATAAACCCTGAGCTTGCAGATAAAATTTCCATCTACCGTGCAGGTTACCTTGCTCAAGACAGACGTGAAATAGAAAATAATCTTAAAAATGGCACTTTAAAAGGAGTAACAGCTACAAATGCCCTGGAATTAGGTATTGACATTGGTTCGCTGGATTCTGTTATAATTTCAGGTTATCCTGGAACAATAATGTCAACATGGCAACAGGCAGGTCGTGCTGGAAGGGGAACTGATGATTCTATTGTAACACTTGTAGCCTTCCAAAATCCTTTAGACCAGTATTTTATGAAGCATCCTCAAGTTTTCTTTGATAAACCCCATGAACATGCAGTTATTGATTTATCCAATTTCCCTATTATTGAAGGTCATTTAATGTGTGCAGCAAAAGAAATGCCTGTAAAGCCAGATATGATGAAAATTGATTTTGAAACAGATGTAACGGACCATTTAAAGTCATTAGCTTCCAAAAAAATGATTGAAAAATCATCTGAAGGTTGGAAGTACTCAGGAACAGAATATCCTCCATTTAAAGTTAATCTGGGCAATACATCTTCTGAAATATTTAATGTGTATCACAAAGGAAAAGTTCTTGAAACCATGGATAAAAGACAGGCTTACACAGAAGCACATAAAGGGGCAGTATTAATTAATAAAGGAGAAACCTATATTGTACATGACTTCAGTTTAGCTAAAAATACGATAAAAGTAGTTAAAAAAGATGTTAACAGCCATACAAGTGTTCAAAAAGATATTGATATAAAAATACTTAAAGAATTAGAAGAACACAAAGTAGGTAATTTGAAAATTTCATTTGGAGAGCTTAAAGTTAGTGAATCTTATCCCAAATATAAAGTAATAGAAAAAAGTAAAATAGTTAGTGTTAGAAACCTTAAATTACCTCCAATCCAGTTTAAAACAAAAGGCATGTGGATCACCCTACCTGAAAATGTTAAAGAAGGTCTTAAATGTGCTATAGATAAAAAAGAGGTTTTTGAAGGAGGCATTCATGGACTTGAACACGCTATGATATCTATTATTCCCTTCCACGTTATGTGTGACAGATTCGATATAGGAGGTGTTTCCACACCCTCCCATGAAGACACTAAAATGGCTACAATCTTTATCTACGATGGATTTGAAGGAGGGATTGGATTAACTGAAAAAGCGTTCGATTTAATGGAAGAAATATTTAAAATGACCTACGAGCTTGTAAGAGACTGTACCTGTGAAGAAGGATGTCCAGCATGCATATACTCTCCAAAATGTGGTAATGATAATAAACCATTGGATAAAGAAGGAACATTATTTATAATAAGACAAATACTTGATTTAATGGAAATAGAAAGATTAGATTGA
- a CDS encoding SWIM zinc finger family protein, translated as MANRMNAGLKLYKNGNVKIELFDEDLMIFAVGSSKEGNYQVSMNENMWLCDCDDYQYRSEKEPGSFICKHMWAVLFKIAELKEEI; from the coding sequence ATGGCAAACCGGATGAATGCAGGATTAAAATTATATAAAAACGGGAACGTTAAAATCGAATTATTTGACGAAGATTTAATGATATTTGCCGTTGGAAGCTCTAAGGAAGGTAATTATCAAGTTAGCATGAACGAAAACATGTGGCTATGTGACTGTGATGACTATCAATACCGAAGCGAGAAAGAACCTGGCAGTTTTATCTGTAAACATATGTGGGCTGTTCTTTTTAAAATAGCAGAGTTAAAAGAGGAGATTTAA
- a CDS encoding trehalose-6-phosphate synthase, giving the protein MNSEFIQDKEIIVASNRGPVLFKRDGNGKLELIRGKGGIVGSMIPFLEKTHGKWVSSAIGECDHHINDKYDSKIPIPLENPEYYIQLIKTEEDVYNRFNGKFANPLLWFIHHSMWNPPYSPCADDELHHAWDSYQYVNTKFAEAIGEDAYNSEKTPIVMLQDYHLYLTPKLIRKQHPDVLMSQFVHIPFPPPEIFQQLPNHMQIEILDSMLTNDVLGFHISRYMNNFFQTIKLILPNALVNEILGDIIYNGHVCHVRTYPISVDVKTLQKHAQDPNVIGKESEVDEIVGDCKLIYRTDRADLSKNIIRGFQAYDMFLEKYPEWREKVKFVATLMPSRQDIKIYREYTDKIMDVVNEINDKYATPDWEPIKYIFKGDYDLVTALFKRYDVLMVNPILDGMNIVAKEGSVVNENNGVLILSTGAGCYEELKDGAICINPFDLRQTAESIDNALLMDEETKSQMIKNARAVLEKNDLNKWVSDQLKDIETVMYERGSLKSKKPEEARFEMN; this is encoded by the coding sequence ATGAACTCTGAATTTATACAAGACAAAGAAATAATAGTAGCTTCCAACAGAGGACCGGTACTATTTAAAAGAGATGGAAACGGGAAACTGGAACTAATAAGGGGAAAAGGAGGTATTGTCGGTTCAATGATACCATTCCTTGAAAAAACCCATGGAAAATGGGTTTCTTCTGCAATCGGAGAATGTGACCACCATATAAACGATAAATATGATTCTAAAATACCTATACCCTTGGAAAACCCTGAATATTATATTCAATTAATCAAAACAGAAGAGGATGTTTATAATAGGTTTAATGGTAAATTTGCTAATCCTTTATTGTGGTTTATTCATCATTCTATGTGGAATCCGCCCTATTCGCCATGTGCAGACGATGAATTACACCATGCATGGGATTCATACCAATACGTAAACACTAAGTTTGCAGAAGCCATAGGAGAAGATGCATATAACTCAGAAAAGACCCCAATAGTAATGTTACAGGATTATCACCTTTATTTAACACCTAAATTGATAAGGAAACAGCATCCTGATGTTCTTATGAGCCAATTCGTCCACATACCATTCCCTCCGCCAGAGATATTCCAGCAATTGCCAAATCACATGCAAATCGAAATATTAGACAGTATGCTCACCAATGATGTCTTAGGATTCCATATCTCTCGTTATATGAACAATTTCTTTCAAACAATTAAACTAATTCTGCCTAACGCTTTGGTGAATGAAATATTGGGAGATATTATATATAATGGACATGTCTGTCATGTAAGAACTTATCCTATTAGTGTTGATGTGAAAACACTGCAGAAACACGCACAAGACCCAAATGTTATTGGTAAAGAATCAGAAGTAGATGAAATAGTTGGAGACTGCAAATTAATCTACAGAACAGACAGAGCAGACTTATCAAAAAATATTATCAGAGGATTCCAGGCTTATGACATGTTTCTTGAGAAATATCCTGAATGGAGAGAAAAAGTCAAGTTTGTAGCAACTTTAATGCCATCAAGACAGGATATAAAGATTTACAGAGAATACACCGATAAAATAATGGACGTAGTTAATGAAATCAACGATAAATATGCTACTCCAGACTGGGAGCCAATTAAATACATTTTTAAGGGAGATTACGACTTAGTAACTGCTCTTTTTAAAAGATATGATGTTTTAATGGTTAACCCTATATTAGATGGAATGAATATCGTAGCCAAAGAAGGAAGTGTTGTAAACGAAAATAATGGAGTATTAATTCTTTCTACTGGAGCAGGATGTTATGAAGAATTAAAAGATGGTGCAATTTGTATAAATCCTTTTGATCTAAGACAAACTGCAGAATCAATTGATAATGCTTTATTAATGGATGAGGAAACCAAATCCCAGATGATTAAAAATGCAAGAGCAGTTTTAGAAAAGAATGACCTAAATAAATGGGTATCTGACCAATTAAAGGATATTGAGACCGTTATGTATGAAAGAGGAAGTCTTAAATCCAAAAAACCTGAGGAAGCTCGATTTGAAATGAATTAA
- a CDS encoding GHMP kinase — MSIQLHDSLKIAEKKNALPNVIAYNRIDGPGSSLDLSEFQQTFWKLPKIPQNDDPARKWTCNLPRTVGITIDTGTKIEARPFDPDLIGVKSVEYKTEVTAFPGEVIPVKENWLLKIIEIFDIKGVMFVLENLREGIQSSGLGGSSTATIGVCILANELAGRPFSKIQLISLASRIEQGFGVSITGTQEQSNVIFGGVTDYVWFPWGIPGHPGTGYGDSLRYELMPPEDYGLLEERTAIFHTGRPRQSSDVNLAWRNALLTEVGYKLHSKKMKVAYKFREGLRLQKWDHVTESIDEYRRIRTKLCEGYMESSRDLLERAKVFNCIAFPLGAGGGGGVLLFSKDPESLEKLREDLKGIYSEIPFKIRSMGHEINNVNLGK; from the coding sequence ATGTCTATTCAACTTCATGATTCCTTAAAAATAGCAGAAAAAAAGAATGCTTTGCCTAATGTTATTGCCTATAACAGAATTGATGGTCCAGGTTCCAGTTTAGATTTAAGCGAATTTCAGCAGACCTTCTGGAAATTACCAAAAATACCTCAAAATGATGATCCTGCAAGAAAATGGACATGTAATCTTCCAAGAACGGTAGGTATAACCATTGATACAGGAACTAAAATTGAGGCCCGTCCCTTTGATCCAGACCTTATTGGTGTAAAATCTGTTGAATATAAAACTGAAGTTACAGCATTTCCTGGTGAAGTAATTCCAGTAAAAGAGAACTGGTTACTTAAAATAATTGAAATATTTGACATCAAAGGGGTTATGTTTGTTTTAGAGAATCTTCGAGAAGGTATACAATCTTCAGGACTTGGAGGATCATCAACAGCCACAATTGGTGTTTGTATACTTGCAAATGAATTAGCAGGACGGCCATTTAGTAAGATTCAATTGATTTCTTTAGCTTCTCGTATTGAACAGGGTTTTGGAGTAAGTATCACTGGAACTCAGGAACAATCCAATGTTATTTTTGGAGGAGTAACTGATTATGTTTGGTTTCCATGGGGAATACCAGGACATCCGGGTACAGGGTATGGTGATTCTTTACGTTACGAATTAATGCCTCCAGAAGATTACGGGCTTTTAGAAGAGAGAACGGCTATTTTTCATACTGGACGTCCTCGCCAAAGTTCAGATGTGAATTTAGCATGGAGAAACGCTCTTTTGACTGAAGTTGGATATAAATTACATTCTAAGAAAATGAAGGTAGCTTACAAGTTTCGTGAGGGATTAAGACTACAAAAATGGGATCATGTTACTGAATCAATAGATGAATACCGTAGAATTCGGACAAAATTATGTGAAGGTTATATGGAAAGTTCCAGGGATTTATTGGAACGTGCTAAAGTTTTTAACTGTATAGCTTTCCCTCTGGGGGCTGGTGGGGGTGGAGGAGTTCTTTTATTTTCTAAAGACCCAGAATCTTTAGAAAAATTGCGTGAGGATCTTAAAGGTATTTACAGTGAAATCCCCTTTAAAATACGATCTATGGGTCATGAAATTAATAATGTAAATTTGGGGAAATAA
- a CDS encoding zinc ribbon domain-containing protein, giving the protein MVKIECPNCKAQIEENIKFCTECGSKMEQVTPEETTEELKCPNCSTQLPPNTKFCNECGTKIETAPKEVICPKCSKKLPVNIKFCTDCGTKIEQPVSSQKSDKDPVDETIETLKGTGKDLMKEAGNLFKKYR; this is encoded by the coding sequence ATGGTAAAAATAGAATGTCCAAATTGTAAAGCTCAAATAGAAGAAAATATTAAGTTTTGTACTGAATGCGGTAGTAAAATGGAACAGGTTACACCAGAGGAAACCACTGAGGAATTAAAATGTCCTAATTGTTCTACACAATTACCTCCCAACACAAAATTCTGTAATGAATGCGGTACAAAGATTGAAACAGCTCCCAAAGAAGTTATCTGTCCTAAATGTTCTAAAAAACTTCCAGTTAACATTAAGTTCTGTACAGACTGCGGAACTAAGATTGAACAACCTGTTTCCAGTCAAAAATCAGATAAGGATCCTGTGGATGAGACCATTGAAACTTTAAAAGGTACAGGAAAAGACCTTATGAAAGAGGCCGGTAATTTATTTAAAAAGTATAGATAA